Below is a genomic region from candidate division KSB1 bacterium.
TCGAGTTCCCCACTGGCGTGAACATCCGCTTGTCAGGTCAAGTGGATGCCCAACTGCTTTCTCACCTTATCGCGATCGGCGAACATGTTCCCGATTACCGCCCATTTTAAATTCTATCTCTATGCCCCGGCCACCGACATGCGCAAAAGCTTCGATGGCCTCTCGGGCGTGGTCACCAGCGCCCTGGGCCGCGACCCTGCCAGCGGCGATGTCTATGTGTTCGTCAACCGCCGGCGCGATCGCCTGAAGCTTTTGGTATGGGATCGTACCGGCTTCTGGCTTTTTTATAAACGCCTGGAGCAAGGCACCCTTTCAACTGCCGCGCCATGCGGCGGAAGCAGCGGCGCTCGAATTGCCCTATGACGAGTTGTTGGCCGAAGTGGCCTATTTGAAGGCCGAGCTGG
It encodes:
- the tnpB gene encoding IS66 family insertion sequence element accessory protein TnpB (TnpB, as the term is used for proteins encoded by IS66 family insertion elements, is considered an accessory protein, since TnpC, encoded by a neighboring gene, is a DDE family transposase.), whose amino-acid sequence is MFPITAHFKFYLYAPATDMRKSFDGLSGVVTSALGRDPASGDVYVFVNRRRDRLKLLVWDRTGFWLFYKRLEQGTLSTAAPCGGSSGARIAL